The following proteins are encoded in a genomic region of Paenibacillus sp. FSL R7-0273:
- a CDS encoding DedA family protein, whose amino-acid sequence MPWIIEMITQYGYLAVFLLMALGILGIPVPDELLMLFVGYLCSVMVLNFSVAVVVCFLGAITGTMISYTIGRRVGQPVVEKFGKWVGLTPRRFASVKGWFQRFGHWTVFIAYFIPGLRHVCSYISGISAMSFRKYLLITTAGALIWSVLFVSIGYFIGARFSFA is encoded by the coding sequence ATGCCCTGGATCATAGAGATGATTACCCAATACGGATATTTAGCGGTCTTCCTGCTCATGGCACTGGGGATTCTCGGTATTCCTGTACCGGACGAGCTGCTGATGCTGTTTGTAGGCTATCTGTGCTCGGTGATGGTGCTTAATTTTTCGGTTGCTGTCGTTGTCTGCTTCCTGGGGGCCATTACAGGCACAATGATCAGCTATACCATCGGGCGGAGAGTGGGCCAGCCGGTTGTCGAGAAATTCGGTAAATGGGTGGGCCTTACCCCCAGACGGTTTGCCAGCGTTAAAGGATGGTTTCAGAGGTTCGGCCACTGGACTGTGTTTATTGCCTACTTCATTCCCGGATTAAGACATGTCTGCAGCTACATTTCCGGCATCAGCGCCATGTCGTTCCGCAAGTATCTGCTGATTACCACCGCCGGTGCCTTGATCTGGTCCGTTTTGTTTGTCTCTATCGGCTATTTTATCGGGGCCAGGTTTTCCTTTGCATAG
- a CDS encoding ImmA/IrrE family metallo-endopeptidase has translation MQSYYQMTALESWTEDLYQRLQVTRPSDISISYIAERLNIWVHYLDVRSKSVEASAGMYTMFLDNRLPPELQRLEFLHELCHLLRHAGSRILMPGQFTQAQQDESERFILYAAMPYSMISARPLPELREDAVYHIASTFQVPEELAVQRIDQIQRRIFQGQLMAVMERSEERKFIHRHIR, from the coding sequence ATGCAATCCTATTACCAGATGACTGCTCTTGAGAGCTGGACGGAGGATTTATATCAGCGTCTGCAGGTAACCCGCCCGTCCGATATTTCTATTTCTTACATAGCCGAACGGCTCAACATCTGGGTGCATTATCTGGATGTCCGCAGCAAGAGCGTGGAGGCCTCAGCGGGCATGTATACCATGTTCCTGGACAACCGGCTCCCGCCCGAGCTGCAGCGCCTTGAATTCCTTCATGAGCTCTGCCATCTGCTCCGCCACGCCGGCAGCCGTATCCTGATGCCCGGCCAGTTCACACAGGCACAGCAGGACGAATCCGAACGCTTTATTCTCTATGCAGCCATGCCTTACTCCATGATCTCCGCCAGACCCTTGCCTGAGCTGCGGGAAGATGCTGTATATCATATAGCCTCTACATTCCAGGTACCCGAGGAGCTGGCCGTGCAGCGGATTGACCAGATTCAGCGGCGGATCTTTCAGGGCCAGCTGATGGCTGTAATGGAGCGCAGCGAGGAGAGAAAATTCATCCACAGACATATTAGATAA
- a CDS encoding YjfB family protein encodes MDVAALSIAMGQASLKQAAGLQVMSIAKNTAEVLAQNMAQMLQQSPHPDLGKTLDIQV; translated from the coding sequence ATGGACGTAGCCGCATTATCCATTGCCATGGGCCAGGCTTCTCTTAAGCAGGCTGCCGGCCTGCAGGTTATGAGTATAGCCAAAAACACAGCTGAGGTGCTGGCGCAGAATATGGCCCAGATGCTTCAGCAGAGCCCGCATCCGGATCTTGGAAAAACACTTGATATTCAGGTTTAA
- a CDS encoding cytidine deaminase translates to MRAELSIEDETLVAAAGEIIKKRYEWERHHVGAALRTKTGEIFTAVHLEASLSRVTVCAEAMVIGKAISEGYKEFDTIVAVRHPDPDSEDREIRVVSPCGMCRELIADYAEDCRVIVPREENLAKTDILDLLPMRYSRQQQP, encoded by the coding sequence ATGAGGGCTGAACTATCAATAGAAGATGAAACGCTGGTTGCTGCTGCCGGGGAGATTATCAAGAAGCGCTACGAGTGGGAAAGGCATCATGTCGGTGCGGCGCTCCGCACCAAAACGGGTGAGATTTTTACTGCGGTGCATCTGGAAGCCAGCCTGTCCCGGGTAACTGTTTGTGCAGAGGCGATGGTCATCGGCAAGGCTATTTCGGAAGGCTACAAAGAGTTTGATACTATTGTTGCAGTAAGGCATCCGGACCCGGACAGTGAGGACAGAGAAATCAGGGTGGTATCTCCCTGCGGCATGTGCCGTGAGCTGATTGCCGATTACGCAGAAGACTGCAGGGTGATCGTTCCCCGGGAAGAAAATCTGGCAAAGACCGATATTCTGGATCTGCTGCCAATGCGATACTCCCGCCAGCAACAGCCATAG
- a CDS encoding YitT family protein: MRKNVYELFMLIVGAFLFALAVNVFIIPNDFGEGGVTGVSIILFYLLEWSPALVGFTLNGILLIIGYRLLDKKTILYTIIAVAFNSLFLYLTESWRIDSSEPVINAIFAGLLAGGGIGLIIRVGGTTAGTTILARLANKYWDWNISYALLFFDLIVAGLSVFVIGIEKVMFTFVILFIGTKAMEFIIEGVNPKKAVTIISAEHERIAARVTELMDRGVTVLKGYGYYTGDDKNVLYIAISKQEVSMLKKIVRSEDKNAFVTIHDVRDVFGEGFIDISK; encoded by the coding sequence ATGAGAAAAAATGTTTATGAGCTGTTCATGCTGATTGTCGGAGCGTTTTTGTTTGCGCTGGCAGTCAATGTATTCATCATCCCTAATGATTTTGGCGAGGGTGGAGTGACCGGGGTATCGATCATTCTATTCTATCTGCTGGAATGGTCACCGGCACTGGTTGGCTTCACCCTCAACGGAATTCTGCTGATTATCGGCTACAGGCTGCTGGATAAGAAGACTATTCTGTATACTATCATCGCTGTAGCCTTCAATTCCCTATTCCTGTATCTGACTGAGAGCTGGCGGATTGATTCCAGCGAGCCGGTGATTAACGCCATCTTTGCGGGCCTGCTGGCCGGAGGCGGGATCGGACTCATTATCCGGGTTGGCGGTACCACGGCAGGCACGACGATTCTGGCCCGGCTGGCTAATAAATACTGGGACTGGAATATCAGCTATGCGCTGCTGTTCTTTGACCTGATTGTGGCCGGACTGTCAGTCTTCGTCATCGGGATCGAGAAGGTGATGTTCACGTTCGTCATCCTCTTTATTGGAACGAAGGCGATGGAGTTCATTATCGAAGGGGTAAATCCCAAAAAAGCCGTGACCATTATTTCGGCTGAGCATGAGCGCATTGCGGCCAGGGTTACAGAGTTAATGGACCGCGGAGTAACCGTGCTGAAGGGCTACGGATATTATACCGGCGATGATAAGAATGTGCTCTACATTGCCATCAGCAAGCAGGAGGTATCCATGCTCAAAAAAATCGTGCGGTCTGAGGACAAAAATGCCTTTGTTACCATCCACGATGTGCGCGATGTGTTCGGCGAGGGCTTTATCGATATTTCCAAATAA
- the pssA gene encoding CDP-diacylglycerol--serine O-phosphatidyltransferase, protein MKWNWLPSMCTLGNLGLGSLSLLYTIKERYELALLMILLAAFCDVLDGMLARMLDCTSEFGKQLDSLADIISFGLAPTFLILLYKLENVHWLGPAAAVGFLICGALRLARFNISAPSTGFTGMPITAAGVILSMLSLFVEYMKPGWVIMMMGLLSVMMISHIPFPSLKKYVNRK, encoded by the coding sequence TTGAAATGGAATTGGCTGCCTTCAATGTGCACGCTGGGTAACCTGGGGCTGGGATCCTTGTCCCTGCTGTACACGATTAAGGAGCGCTATGAGCTGGCGTTATTAATGATTCTGCTGGCCGCATTCTGCGATGTGCTGGACGGAATGCTGGCAAGAATGCTGGATTGTACCAGCGAGTTCGGTAAGCAATTGGATTCGCTGGCGGATATTATCTCCTTCGGATTGGCACCGACATTTTTGATTCTATTATATAAGCTGGAGAATGTGCACTGGCTGGGACCGGCGGCTGCGGTTGGCTTTTTGATCTGCGGTGCGCTGCGTCTGGCTAGATTCAATATATCAGCCCCGTCCACGGGCTTCACCGGTATGCCGATCACAGCGGCCGGCGTGATTCTGTCCATGCTGTCGTTATTTGTTGAATATATGAAACCGGGATGGGTCATCATGATGATGGGGCTGTTATCCGTAATGATGATCAGTCATATTCCGTTTCCGTCGCTAAAAAAATACGTTAACAGGAAGTGA
- a CDS encoding NucA/NucB deoxyribonuclease domain-containing protein, with protein MKKQKFIPSLIIVVLLALAAYWFEENGLPVTPTPSGGGSEVVQLVFPSDRYPETAEHIQEAIKNGESAICTISREDAEENRKESLKGVPTKKGYDRDEWPMAMCAEGGAGADIEYITPSDNRGAGSWVGNQLEGYADGTRVEFMFK; from the coding sequence GTGAAGAAACAGAAATTTATCCCTAGCCTTATTATTGTTGTTCTGCTTGCACTGGCAGCTTACTGGTTTGAAGAGAACGGCCTACCGGTCACGCCAACGCCTTCCGGCGGCGGCTCTGAGGTCGTACAGCTGGTTTTCCCTTCAGACCGCTATCCGGAAACGGCTGAGCACATCCAGGAAGCGATCAAGAACGGCGAGTCTGCGATCTGTACGATCAGCCGTGAGGACGCAGAGGAGAACCGCAAGGAATCCCTTAAAGGCGTCCCGACCAAAAAAGGCTATGACCGCGATGAGTGGCCGATGGCAATGTGTGCCGAGGGCGGCGCCGGAGCCGACATTGAATACATAACACCGAGTGATAACCGGGGGGCGGGCAGCTGGGTAGGCAACCAGCTCGAAGGCTATGCCGACGGGACACGGGTAGAGTTCATGTTCAAATAG
- a CDS encoding sensor histidine kinase has protein sequence MRRQGITFKLFVMTVIFFLCFYGMVTLGQLLFFDGFYQHQKESRVEKHLKGFGASYTSEQWNGSRLSQELVRFMLRNKTQLAIVKLDGKMNSDDPYHMKLRTKDGRELVVSLSMFMSEYGDALRAADIKEEDSLTLEGELFEEEGSAQDLIYPVSITFGGRTIGMHEEGMTRLSGTVTEIVLPDLKLWNPRQGILLEALEEWFPLTSKQKADLEQLEMQKQEWTAPWSGIRNSVIILPVRQAGGEIELLFTVTSLQDVKDSNEALRWFFLYLGLGGFALILILSLFFSKMVTRPLIKLNNIAKRMVLLDFTGDNSIRQKDELGSLSNSMFTLSVSLDSALRELREANRQLVEEMEHKQRMEIMQQDFFANASHELKTPLSIIKGFAEGLEDGVSAGKQDHYIKVIIEEADKMEFLVKDMLDLARLESGTIKLQKSSFMLSELTEKVADKLVHLLDRKTLKVVVIPVNEPPVYADSSWMEQVVLNFMTNAIRHADEGSIVTVRIDGQGKNSVFSIHNQGEPVPEDQLEQIWERFYRAEPSRSRLTGGTGLGLSIAKRILDMHGCRYAVENKGNGVCFSVYFEG, from the coding sequence ATGAGAAGACAGGGAATCACCTTTAAGCTGTTTGTGATGACGGTGATCTTTTTTCTCTGCTTTTACGGGATGGTTACACTGGGCCAGCTGCTTTTCTTTGACGGCTTCTACCAGCATCAGAAGGAGAGCCGGGTTGAAAAGCATCTTAAAGGCTTTGGTGCCAGCTATACCAGTGAGCAATGGAACGGCAGCCGGCTGTCCCAGGAGCTGGTCCGCTTTATGCTGCGCAACAAGACACAACTGGCGATTGTGAAGCTGGACGGCAAGATGAATTCAGACGACCCGTATCATATGAAGCTGCGGACGAAGGACGGCAGGGAGCTGGTGGTTTCCCTTTCGATGTTCATGAGCGAATACGGGGACGCGCTGAGGGCGGCGGATATCAAGGAAGAGGATTCGCTGACGCTTGAGGGCGAGCTTTTTGAAGAGGAAGGCAGTGCTCAGGACCTGATCTATCCTGTAAGCATAACCTTCGGCGGCAGAACGATAGGGATGCATGAGGAGGGAATGACGCGGCTGTCCGGAACGGTCACAGAAATTGTACTGCCGGATCTTAAGCTATGGAATCCGCGTCAGGGAATTCTGCTTGAGGCGCTGGAAGAATGGTTCCCTCTGACGTCTAAGCAAAAGGCGGATCTGGAGCAGCTGGAAATGCAAAAGCAGGAGTGGACGGCTCCCTGGAGCGGGATCCGCAATTCTGTCATTATTCTGCCTGTCCGGCAGGCCGGCGGAGAGATTGAGCTGCTGTTCACGGTTACCTCCCTGCAGGATGTCAAGGATTCGAATGAAGCGCTGCGCTGGTTCTTTTTATATCTGGGACTGGGCGGGTTTGCGCTGATTCTGATTCTCTCGCTGTTTTTTTCCAAGATGGTCACCAGGCCGCTAATCAAGCTAAATAACATCGCCAAACGGATGGTCTTACTGGACTTTACAGGCGATAACTCGATCCGGCAAAAGGATGAGCTGGGTAGCCTGTCGAACAGCATGTTCACCTTGTCGGTAAGCCTGGATTCGGCGCTGCGCGAGCTGCGTGAGGCTAACCGCCAGCTGGTGGAGGAGATGGAGCATAAACAGCGGATGGAGATTATGCAGCAGGACTTTTTTGCCAATGCCTCGCATGAGCTTAAGACCCCGCTCAGTATTATAAAGGGATTTGCTGAGGGTCTGGAGGATGGTGTGAGTGCAGGCAAGCAGGATCACTACATTAAGGTCATTATTGAGGAAGCCGACAAAATGGAGTTCCTGGTGAAGGATATGCTGGATCTGGCCCGGCTGGAGTCAGGCACCATTAAGCTGCAGAAGAGCTCTTTTATGCTCAGTGAGCTTACAGAGAAGGTGGCTGATAAGCTGGTTCATCTGCTGGACCGCAAGACGCTGAAGGTGGTTGTTATCCCGGTGAATGAGCCGCCGGTGTATGCCGACAGCAGCTGGATGGAGCAGGTGGTGCTGAACTTTATGACCAATGCCATCCGGCACGCGGACGAAGGCAGCATAGTTACCGTCAGGATAGACGGCCAGGGGAAGAATAGTGTGTTCAGCATTCACAATCAGGGCGAGCCGGTTCCGGAGGATCAGCTGGAGCAGATCTGGGAACGGTTCTACCGGGCCGAGCCCTCCCGCAGCCGGCTGACGGGCGGAACCGGACTGGGACTGTCCATTGCCAAACGGATTCTGGATATGCACGGCTGCCGGTATGCAGTAGAGAACAAGGGAAATGGCGTCTGTTTCAGTGTGTACTTTGAAGGCTGA
- a CDS encoding 2-phosphosulfolactate phosphatase, protein MFFDQTPYDIKLDWGQRGARAAAERGDIVIIVDVLSFSSTVVTAVEHKANIYPYPPPANEQARTYARELGAELIRGRSEAVRAGGHSLSPLSFSSADYDRDFVLCSMNGAACTWIAAQVPALLVGCLLNASAVAEAANLLRLESGAAITVVPCGEKWPDVIGSENNLRPGIEDYLSAGLILSKLSGSKSAEAEVCIGALRSSGQRIRELIWESSSGRELRERGFEADVTYCCQVDISYAVPVMQHNRFVNVLCLA, encoded by the coding sequence GTGTTCTTTGATCAAACACCCTATGACATTAAGCTGGACTGGGGTCAAAGAGGGGCGAGAGCTGCAGCGGAGCGCGGAGACATCGTCATCATTGTCGATGTACTGAGCTTCTCGTCCACTGTTGTAACGGCTGTCGAGCATAAGGCTAACATCTACCCGTATCCCCCGCCGGCCAATGAACAGGCCAGAACCTATGCCAGGGAGCTGGGTGCAGAGCTCATCCGCGGCCGCTCAGAGGCTGTAAGAGCAGGGGGACATTCGTTGTCACCGCTGTCCTTCAGCTCTGCTGATTATGACCGTGACTTTGTCCTGTGTTCCATGAACGGTGCAGCATGTACATGGATTGCCGCACAGGTGCCCGCACTGCTGGTCGGCTGTCTGCTGAATGCATCGGCTGTGGCAGAAGCTGCCAATCTGCTGAGGCTTGAATCAGGAGCGGCCATCACGGTCGTTCCCTGCGGTGAGAAATGGCCGGATGTTATCGGCTCCGAGAATAATCTCCGGCCCGGCATTGAAGATTACCTAAGCGCGGGACTCATTCTCTCTAAGCTGTCAGGGAGCAAATCTGCGGAAGCGGAGGTCTGCATCGGTGCGCTGCGGTCCTCCGGGCAGCGGATCCGGGAGCTGATCTGGGAATCCTCCAGCGGCCGGGAGCTGCGTGAGCGGGGATTCGAAGCCGATGTGACCTATTGCTGTCAGGTGGATATCAGCTATGCTGTGCCGGTAATGCAGCATAACCGGTTTGTTAATGTGCTGTGTCTGGCTTGA